A genomic stretch from Desulfotignum balticum DSM 7044 includes:
- a CDS encoding NAD(P)H-hydrate dehydratase, with protein MLAIVGTVPDNDFGLAEGRVALETDHLHMNGRTIPVNRGTPALLGAAIQTLAVFGHAPVFGFLAGDTGKGRGSRNLYEHLVDNVSLSGIHTLVFHYLQPDTDWHNRVLFRLQDLETAPILIADAGFMYAAKMSGAAPSYDLFTPDAGELAFLADETAPHPFYTRGFILHTDNPVTELVDRAYAHDNAARYLLVKGAVDYVMNRQGELFRVEGPSHEAMEAIGGTGDTLTGIVSALISTGMAIPEAGFAAAKANRMAGQYASPTPATGIDEIIRHIPRAVETVLNQKRYL; from the coding sequence ATGCTTGCCATAGTTGGAACCGTGCCGGACAATGACTTCGGCCTGGCCGAAGGCCGGGTGGCGCTGGAAACAGACCATCTTCATATGAACGGCAGAACCATCCCCGTGAACCGGGGCACCCCCGCCCTTTTGGGTGCGGCCATCCAGACCCTGGCCGTGTTCGGCCACGCCCCGGTTTTCGGGTTTCTGGCCGGGGATACTGGCAAGGGCCGCGGCAGCAGAAACTTGTATGAACATCTTGTCGACAATGTTTCTCTATCCGGCATCCACACCCTGGTCTTTCATTACCTTCAGCCGGACACAGACTGGCACAACCGGGTCCTGTTCCGGCTCCAGGACCTGGAAACCGCCCCCATCCTCATCGCCGATGCCGGATTCATGTATGCGGCCAAGATGAGCGGGGCGGCCCCGTCTTACGACCTGTTCACCCCGGATGCCGGTGAACTGGCATTTCTGGCCGATGAAACCGCACCCCACCCGTTTTACACCAGAGGCTTTATCCTGCACACAGACAACCCCGTCACTGAACTGGTGGACCGGGCCTATGCCCATGACAACGCGGCCCGGTATCTGCTGGTGAAAGGGGCCGTGGATTATGTCATGAACCGGCAGGGAGAACTGTTCCGGGTGGAAGGCCCGTCCCACGAAGCCATGGAAGCCATCGGCGGCACAGGCGACACCCTGACCGGCATTGTCTCCGCGTTGATCAGCACGGGCATGGCCATCCCGGAAGCCGGATTTGCCGCAGCCAAAGCCAACCGCATGGCAGGACAGTATGCCTCCCCCACCCCGGCCACGGGCATTGACGAGATCATCCGCCACATCCCCCGGGCAGTGGAAACGGTTTTGAATCAGAAAAGATATTTATAA
- a CDS encoding sulfurtransferase TusA family protein: MTKTIDARGLSCPQPVLMFLEAVKSAGDTEFEVLVDTEASKENVSRAAESQNCKVTDIRESGDEYHLTIVK; encoded by the coding sequence ATGACAAAAACCATCGATGCCAGGGGGTTGTCCTGTCCCCAGCCGGTTCTCATGTTTCTGGAGGCCGTCAAATCTGCCGGAGATACAGAATTTGAAGTGCTGGTGGACACGGAAGCGTCCAAAGAAAATGTATCCCGGGCCGCGGAAAGCCAGAACTGCAAGGTGACGGATATCCGGGAATCCGGGGATGAATATCATCTGACCATCGTCAAATAA
- the yedE gene encoding YedE family putative selenium transporter, with protein sequence MTKNFWATRTGIIVVGAAIGVLAPLLQKLGNPGNMGICVACFERDISGALGFHRAAVVQYMRPEIIGFVLGSLAAALAFKDFRPRTGSAPFVRFVLGVFAMIGALVFLGCPWRALLRLAGGDLNAILGLAGLVFGIWIGTLFLKNGYNLGRTQKTHTAAGLLMPVVMAGFLVLMLIFPQIEGEPKNDILFYSLKGPGAMSAPLIISLVAGLVIGFLAQRSRFCTMGSFRDLLLFRQVHLFTGVITLLVVAGIANLVLGQFNMGFENQPVAHTLHLWNFAGMALAGLAFALAGGCPGRQLFLAGEGDGDAAVFVFGMIVGAGFAHNFGLASSPAGVGPHGIAAVIVGFVVCLAIGMSMRKQ encoded by the coding sequence ATGACAAAAAATTTTTGGGCCACCCGCACAGGCATCATTGTGGTGGGGGCGGCCATCGGCGTTCTGGCCCCGCTGCTCCAGAAACTGGGCAACCCCGGGAACATGGGCATCTGCGTGGCCTGTTTTGAAAGAGATATTTCCGGTGCTTTGGGATTTCACCGGGCTGCAGTGGTCCAGTACATGCGGCCTGAAATCATCGGATTTGTGCTGGGATCCCTGGCCGCGGCCCTGGCGTTCAAGGACTTCCGGCCCCGAACGGGGTCAGCCCCGTTTGTGAGATTTGTGCTGGGCGTGTTTGCCATGATCGGGGCACTGGTGTTTCTGGGATGCCCCTGGCGGGCGTTGCTGCGCCTGGCCGGCGGGGACCTGAATGCCATCCTGGGACTGGCCGGTCTGGTTTTCGGCATCTGGATCGGGACCCTGTTTCTGAAAAACGGGTACAACCTGGGCCGGACCCAGAAAACCCATACGGCCGCCGGCCTGCTCATGCCCGTGGTCATGGCGGGGTTCCTGGTCTTGATGCTGATATTTCCCCAGATAGAAGGCGAGCCCAAAAACGATATTCTGTTTTACAGCCTCAAAGGACCGGGCGCCATGAGCGCGCCCCTGATCATTTCCCTGGTCGCCGGTCTGGTGATCGGATTTCTGGCCCAGCGCAGCCGGTTCTGCACCATGGGGTCGTTCCGGGATCTGTTACTGTTCCGCCAGGTGCACCTGTTCACGGGTGTCATCACCCTGCTGGTGGTGGCAGGCATTGCCAACCTCGTGCTGGGTCAGTTTAATATGGGGTTTGAAAACCAGCCAGTGGCCCACACCCTGCACCTGTGGAACTTTGCCGGCATGGCCCTGGCCGGTCTGGCGTTTGCCCTGGCCGGCGGATGCCCGGGCCGTCAGCTGTTTCTGGCCGGAGAAGGGGACGGAGATGCCGCCGTATTTGTGTTCGGTATGATTGTGGGGGCCGGTTTTGCCCACAATTTCGGCCTGGCCAGCTCCCCTGCCGGGGTGGGACCCCATGGGATCGCCGCCGTCATTGTCGGATTCGTTGTGTGCCTGGCCATTGGCATGTCAATGCGCAAACAATAA
- a CDS encoding glycosyltransferase yields the protein MKIILATSGSRGDVQPMIAICLALKSSGHDAMLLGPPEKAAWAARLGCPYQGFGADVSAFIDGFQHALNFRAGLAFVSFVRKEIEKQFRWLPDIIRKADLVLGSSLMFGLASVAETQNIPYRYIAFTPQLFPSRFHPFPILKTQTLPFFINTMSWKTAELLDQFNITFLINQYRKKQGLEPVSYAWDHILGKNTIVAADKEIAKMPGDVTQTWIQTGYPHLETAGEQVPALDRFLEKGTRPVYAGFGSMPVKDQISIVPILIQAARNLGRRIILPRFHGLSTETTPGDDLFFIRDYPHLRLFPKLDAVIHHGGAGTTATAGASCVPQIIVPHILDQYYHGRRIFLSHIGPEPIPRALLTEARLTAALEQCLFDPGIRQAAKKTGQSINPQKSLGRIVEAILS from the coding sequence ATGAAAATCATCCTTGCCACCTCCGGATCCAGGGGGGATGTCCAGCCCATGATCGCCATCTGCCTGGCCTTGAAATCGTCAGGCCATGATGCGATGCTGCTGGGTCCACCGGAAAAAGCAGCCTGGGCCGCCAGACTGGGATGTCCCTATCAGGGATTTGGCGCAGATGTGTCGGCCTTTATCGACGGATTTCAGCATGCGTTAAACTTTCGCGCAGGTCTGGCCTTTGTTTCGTTTGTGAGAAAAGAGATTGAGAAACAGTTCAGGTGGTTGCCGGACATCATCCGGAAGGCGGATCTGGTTCTGGGGTCTTCCCTGATGTTCGGGCTGGCTTCGGTTGCAGAGACCCAAAATATCCCATACCGGTATATTGCCTTTACCCCGCAGCTTTTCCCTTCCCGGTTTCATCCGTTTCCGATTCTGAAGACACAGACCCTGCCTTTTTTCATTAACACAATGTCATGGAAAACGGCAGAACTGCTGGATCAATTCAATATCACCTTTTTGATCAACCAATACAGAAAAAAACAGGGGCTTGAGCCCGTATCCTATGCCTGGGACCATATCCTGGGAAAAAATACCATTGTTGCGGCTGACAAGGAGATTGCCAAAATGCCCGGGGATGTCACACAGACATGGATTCAGACCGGGTACCCCCACCTGGAAACTGCCGGAGAACAGGTGCCGGCTTTGGACCGATTTCTTGAAAAAGGGACAAGGCCGGTGTATGCCGGATTCGGCAGCATGCCCGTGAAAGACCAGATCAGCATCGTCCCCATTCTGATCCAGGCGGCCCGAAATCTGGGCCGGCGCATCATTCTGCCACGGTTTCATGGGCTTTCAACAGAAACTACCCCGGGAGATGATCTGTTTTTTATCCGCGATTATCCTCATCTGCGGCTGTTTCCCAAACTGGATGCCGTCATCCATCACGGGGGCGCCGGAACAACAGCCACAGCCGGCGCTTCATGCGTTCCCCAGATCATTGTCCCGCATATCCTGGATCAATATTATCACGGCCGAAGGATTTTTTTATCTCATATCGGGCCAGAGCCGATTCCCAGAGCCTTGTTAACGGAAGCCCGGCTTACGGCGGCCCTGGAACAATGCCTTTTTGATCCCGGCATCAGGCAGGCTGCGAAAAAAACAGGGCAATCCATAAACCCGCAAAAATCCCTTGGGCGCATTGTTGAAGCCATACTGTCATAA
- a CDS encoding DUF3343 domain-containing protein, which produces MALLFKFLKKARDKQAAQRDRNTFQTDHGILVFEHTSEVIQAERRLKQSGWDVRVMGPPPEIQTGCDLVIVFPLIEQLEIVRLLAANNNEPLQVVPVTDPLLEPVSLFQTKDFGDYLMIRAANMKITVDKQTRIIVNISGGGCPDVPWLAGVMVGQQLDAAPDPLEIGHTLCGYALGLACKEMKRQCLP; this is translated from the coding sequence GTGGCACTTTTGTTCAAATTTTTAAAAAAAGCACGCGACAAACAAGCGGCACAAAGAGACAGAAACACGTTTCAGACGGATCACGGGATTCTGGTGTTTGAACATACCAGCGAGGTGATCCAGGCGGAAAGACGGCTCAAACAAAGCGGGTGGGATGTCCGGGTCATGGGGCCGCCCCCGGAGATCCAGACCGGGTGCGACCTGGTGATCGTGTTTCCCTTGATCGAGCAGCTGGAGATCGTCCGGCTGCTCGCCGCCAACAACAATGAACCGCTCCAGGTGGTGCCCGTGACGGACCCGCTCCTGGAACCGGTGAGCCTGTTCCAGACAAAGGATTTTGGTGATTATCTCATGATCCGGGCCGCCAACATGAAAATCACCGTGGACAAACAGACCCGGATCATCGTCAATATATCCGGCGGCGGATGTCCGGACGTGCCCTGGCTGGCCGGGGTGATGGTGGGACAGCAGCTGGATGCGGCACCCGACCCCCTGGAAATCGGCCATACCCTGTGCGGATACGCCCTGGGCCTGGCCTGCAAGGAGATGAAACGCCAATGCTTGCCATAG
- a CDS encoding DNA methyltransferase: protein MALTSTQIPLSSIILDESIYPRKAVDHRRVAIFAENIRDGIAFDPIEVEPFPDKPGFYRHLDGVHRWNAYKATGVEMVTVIIKDLAGDDPLLYAAAKAIGPKQLTEEEARDTARRAYSGNPCLSSAEIGKAVGRARRTVDGYIADLRAATQMDTDIKILCMHSLGIPQDRMAKRLGYAREVVRDHLAEMAILPNPPNADLSRGFTVAQVAEKHGWPEPLVWSLALDGKTDHDRFKALGWGFRTWDQWEFNDCDNRFGDDWPGRIPAQLVAHILRYFSQPGDLVLDPMAGGGVTPDTCLAMNRRCWAFDMEDRPDTRPEIEPFTWEISSDQGLSWPVSAKGKPDLVIFDPPYFDKKAKDYDEKSISGLSRNDYLDFLAAFFTLLKHHVKKKTRLAFINADWRDFQSTPAMDEKHKGGILIDDYLEILNKTGWYHTHIIQAPMSSQRFSAGIVSAMQKSNILGVTSRYVIVLNQQGMG, encoded by the coding sequence ATGGCCCTGACATCGACACAAATTCCTCTTTCTTCCATCATTCTGGATGAGTCGATTTATCCCAGAAAAGCAGTCGATCACAGGCGGGTGGCCATATTTGCCGAAAACATCCGGGATGGGATTGCCTTTGATCCCATCGAGGTGGAGCCCTTTCCTGACAAACCTGGCTTCTACCGCCATCTGGACGGGGTACACCGATGGAACGCCTACAAGGCAACAGGCGTGGAAATGGTCACCGTCATTATCAAAGATCTGGCCGGGGATGATCCCCTGCTGTATGCGGCAGCCAAAGCCATCGGCCCGAAACAGTTAACAGAAGAAGAAGCCAGGGACACAGCCCGCCGGGCATATTCAGGAAACCCCTGTCTCAGTTCTGCGGAGATCGGAAAGGCCGTGGGGCGGGCCAGACGGACCGTGGACGGATACATCGCCGATCTCCGCGCCGCCACCCAGATGGACACTGACATCAAGATATTGTGCATGCACAGCCTTGGCATTCCCCAGGACCGGATGGCAAAGCGGCTGGGATATGCCAGAGAGGTGGTTCGTGACCATTTGGCGGAAATGGCAATATTGCCAAATCCGCCAAATGCCGATTTATCCCGGGGATTCACCGTGGCCCAGGTGGCTGAAAAGCACGGTTGGCCGGAGCCCCTGGTCTGGTCCCTGGCCCTGGATGGCAAAACGGATCACGACCGGTTCAAGGCACTTGGCTGGGGATTTAGGACCTGGGACCAGTGGGAATTCAATGACTGTGACAACCGGTTTGGGGATGACTGGCCCGGCCGGATCCCGGCCCAGCTGGTCGCCCATATCCTGCGCTATTTTTCACAGCCGGGGGACCTGGTCCTGGACCCCATGGCCGGGGGCGGCGTGACCCCGGACACCTGCCTTGCCATGAACCGCCGGTGCTGGGCCTTTGACATGGAGGACCGGCCCGATACCCGCCCGGAAATCGAACCCTTCACATGGGAGATCTCTTCAGACCAGGGACTGTCCTGGCCTGTGAGCGCCAAGGGAAAACCGGACCTGGTCATCTTTGATCCGCCCTACTTTGACAAAAAAGCCAAAGATTACGATGAAAAAAGCATTTCCGGACTGTCCAGAAACGATTACCTGGATTTTCTGGCGGCGTTTTTTACCCTGCTGAAACACCATGTCAAAAAAAAGACCCGGCTGGCGTTTATCAATGCGGACTGGCGGGATTTTCAGAGCACCCCGGCAATGGATGAAAAACACAAGGGCGGCATTCTCATCGACGATTACCTGGAGATCCTGAACAAAACGGGATGGTATCACACCCATATCATCCAGGCGCCCATGTCATCCCAGCGCTTCAGCGCCGGCATCGTATCGGCCATGCAGAAAAGCAACATCCTGGGGGTGACCAGCCGGTATGTGATCGTCCTGAACCAGCAGGGTATGGGATGA